ctgttcacctagcagtaaataggtacgggatgtaactcgaggggttttggcctcgctttcccggtatgtggagtgtgttgtggtctgagtcctacccgaagatcggtctatgagctctgagctcgctccgtaatagggaagactggctgggtgactagcaggcgaccgaggtgaattacacacacacaccacgtattGTAGTGGTTTGCGCACTCGCCTTTCAACCGAGGAGGCCCGGGTTCGTGTCCCTGGCGCgaagaggcaaatgggcaagctttttaatgtgtagcccctgttcacctagcaacaagtaggtacgagatgtaactcgagggcttgtggcctcgctttccaggtatgtggagtgttttgaggtctcagtcctacacgatgatcggtctatgagctctgtgctagctccgtaatggggaaggcctgctgggtgaccagaagagGACcgtggtgaaacacacacacacacacacacaccgcgtagtgtagtggttagcacgctcgactcacaatcgaaagggccgggttcgagtcccggcggggtgaggcaaatgggcaagcctctaatgtgtagctcctgttcaccagtaaataggtacgggatttaaCTCGATGGGTTGTGGTGTGACCAGTTCtaccgaagatcgatctatgagctctgagtggtaatgggaaagactggctgggtgaccagcagacgaccacacacacacacacacacacacacacacacacacacacacacacacacacacacacacacacacacacacacacatatagatatttattgaccagAGTTACTGTTACATTTTTATGAAATTACATTAGCGGGTTAAAGAACAAATGAAAAGCATAATGTAACTCACTAAAAACTAGTAAAAGctaaaagaaactaaaactaCATGCAGACCAGAACCAGCATAATATTTTGCCAAATTTCAACTTAaaaattctaaataaaaaaaaacattataaaagaaatgtaaCTATGCGGTCCACAGAAATGACGAAAATCTTTAAATTTAAACATTAGAACATGCTACTACACATTAAAAGTATAAACCTTCCAAACAACACTAAATGACAGGCACTGCTACAGCAAAGGAAAAATCTATTCTATTATTAATGTTCAACAAACCTAAAAACACTCATACTCATCAGTGATAAGATTAAGAACATCACGAACAAATTTACAAATCACATCGTATGTGTAACTGCCACTGAACAGTTCCTCAACCCTAGTTAAACCTACACTTTGCCTAATACCTCTCGTAACGGGACAATCCTTAACAACATGCCACTCGGTCTGAACCTAAccacatacacagacactcaTCTCTTGGTAAATGACCCCGGGCACGCCTATTCcaccttcctgtttctctctctctctctctctctctctctctctctctctctctctctctctctctctctctctctctctctctctctctctctcgactaagACACGCAAGTTGTCTTTTCGCACAAAAAAGTATAAACGGTAGAGACGATGATGGTTCAGCCAAGAAGGAATGTTACACAGCATAGTGAAGACTTgagagtggtacagtggaaccatgcgtgctttaggatccgagtggtctccaagcgcaccggttcgaatcctgtccacggtccgagtgtaggttgggcttcctcactcagggacaggtttcctagcgggtgggctttgagataggaggtacacaaaaagtatcccctttagcccataaattcccgtgaaaatacatggtataaaaataaataaaaaactgttATTATCGGTTCGTCATTCCATCCATGAACTTTCTTCAGTATAGAACTGCAGCACATCAAGATTTTGGTTTTCTTAAATTAGTCAAAACGAAATAGCACAGCAGCTGTTTCCATGACTCAGTGAGTGAATCTATGTGTGTCCGTCTCCATGCCCAGTGCTGTTCTGGAAGGAGGGGACGCCCGCCGCTTGTTTCACCTTCCCTAAGAAGCACGGCAGCGCAGCCCTCAGCCCTCCCCTGGTGGCCGAGGCGGCCCTGGGGTGCTGGAGTGTTGGGGTGTTAGGAGAACCATAGATCCCCGTCACACAGCATTGTGTGGCGAACGAGGAGGCTGTCTTCAGGAGGGAGGTGGCGTTGGCCTCTCTCCTATAGGTGCTGATGTACACCACTGCAGGATACTGGGCAGTGGTCAGCTTCAGGCTCGGGGGAGATGAGGTTAGGGTATTTTGGGAGACACCATAGAGATTGCGGATCGGTTTCCAGCACCACTTCCAGTATTgctggggaaggaagagacgagCACCGCTTCCTTCATCTACCCCAGAAAACACATGAGGGCGGAAAGCGCTACTGAGAAAGGTTAGAGCGCACGGGATAGAGTGTAAAATATTAGGTTGGAGTAAAGTGTGATTAGTCGATAGGCGACAGAGGGTGGTAATTAACGGGTCTAATTCCGAGAGGTCAAGTAATTAGTGGGGTTCCTCAGTGTCTAGTTTGAAAGCCATTAATATTTAATATAAATTTATGACTTGCATAGTGgaattagtagtgatattaggaaatttgcagacgacacgaagataggtagattaattaagtCAGATTCAGATGCCATTTTcattgccttccctcctcctgtggcctcgcttcacaaggctttcttcttcctctcacccttattctgtccaactctttcatacaagagttaaccagtagtcCCATTTGTactttagggaggcggtggtgtagcGGAGAAGGTGATGAGCATGGGatagggcagacgtccacgtgtaggttcgaatcccaccaagtacaGCCTTAatcactttgccatttgtcaagtggtttaaaattatttacatgtcaccatgatacccaggttctcgGTTGTTAGACCGAAGATgagtttgggtggtgatatgggccctaatatgggtaccactataaataaaattgcctaagccactaatgggcagaagctaaACAGGGTTTCCTATAGACTCTTCAAGTGAGTCTAATGGCGCTATAGACCttaacgtaaaagaaaaaaaatcattttttCGCTCTAGTAAAATCTGTAACTTCCTGTCTgcctctgtatttctatcttcctatgaaTTCACTTCTTTTCAAGAGGAAGGTTGCAAGACATATGTCCCTGACTTATGGATAACCCTTAATTACTGTAAGGAAACTGGCAATCCAGttggcctttttttcattttctgttgccCATGTCAAGtctcctcttgcataaaacaaaagatatgatatgataaaaaaaacaaaataaacagataaatggtACATGCAGTTCAACATTAACAAGCGCAGGGTACTTTGCATAGGTAGAGAAAATCcacacaataggtacacgataaatAACGAGGCAATAGGAAGgtcaaagtaagagaaagatttATGAGTCGTagttatttccgatcttggtcAAAGGAAGCGATATATAGAGGCAAGAAATAAAGCTAATAGGGTATtaggattaatttttaggaATGTTATAAGCagaagtcccgaagtaatactaaaaccgtatttggcgctggtcagggcACACCTGGATTATGCGGTGAAATTCTGGTTCCCACATAACGGAAAGGATCTAGGTCTATTTGAGTAACCGCAAAGGAGGATGTCTAAAAAAATACAGGTGTGATTGATTGAGGAAActcaatttgcattccttagagataGGTGAGTCAACAGGACACGACATACAAGTATTTAAATGGTATAAAAGTTGTAACAAAGGGAACAATAGCGAGATTTTAAAGATccgataaaaaacaaaaatatatgaatttctttattttttcttactaggaaaaattaaataggcCGAATACAATGTTTGTCATtagaaggagaagtaagagtagaagaatgaagagaaagagtctAAGCCGTGGGAGGAGCTTTGTTGGTTTATTGCTTGCGTGGTTTTGGCAAGTTAGCCTCACAGAGACAGCGGCTGTTGTGCTCGTGCTCGCCCACTATGGTGGAGCTCATGTACAGACGTCCATAGGAGTTGATGCCGGTGGTCTCAGTGACATCCTCCAGGAAGGCGTGGGCGCCCGACTCGTGAGGGTAACCCACGTGCCACATCAGGTTCTGCTCGGTGATGTGAGTGCCGTCCAGGGTGACCCAATGGCCATCCATCTTGTGCACGCCGATCCACATGTAGGGATGGTCGGAGTACTCATTCGCTGACAGGAAGAATGGAGGGGATAAGTTTGTTTGTGTGGTAGGGGGATGTTGTTTGGCGGCacgctctcacacacacccatacaaatAAATGGACAAACAGATTAAAAAATGCTATTCAATAACAAAAGACAATGAAGAACAGgctgaaatgatagaaaaacacatcaaatgacagacacagaaacagttgAACATTGAACCAATACGTACCCGAAATAAACTCAAGCATTCCCTCAATAATAAACTACTAGCGATGAAGAAATAACATTCTAATAGTTGAAGCATATTGACAGCGAGGAACAAGAGCATAACTTCATTTATTCCACTAATTTACTAATCATACATTTGTGTCGAGCATCACAGAAATATTCGCCGTACTCACAGATCTCGAGCCAGGTGATGGAGAATTCTTCCAATTCTTCAGCATTGTCAAAGACAGCCAGGTCGGCCTTCCACTccccctccgcctccttctcacACAGACCCCTGCACTCCTCCCACGTCATGTCCTCCCCGGGCTTGTCAATAACGTTGAAGCAGAGGCCCTCAGATTCGAAGAAATTTGGGGGGCAAGCAGCAGCTGTAGAGAGAAACAGTTACAAGTGTTGGCGTATTGATAGACAGTGGCATTGAGTGTTGATTTTGTGCAGCTTTTGTGTGTGAATAAACTCATCATCTATGTGACCCAAAGTTCAAAGTATTCTCTATTTCCCACTAACAAAACTtttacctttaatttttttttttttttttacttatttggcTCATGTTATATCTCCAGGGTTGTGGGaaaaaagttaaacatttaCTAATGTTAAGAAACACAAGCCTTCAAAAGATTGTAAGGCTCCATGAGATCATTATAAGCTGTCAGATATCAGAACCTTGACAATACAGTTGAGATGCGCAGCCTTTAGCCATTAAAGCCGTTATGATCAACAGGGACTAAATGGCTAAGCTTTCTTGAAGGATTATTACAAAGAGAACACAAGGCTTTTCTATGCAGTGATGTGAATATTGTGCTAAATACGTGTAGTCGTTGTTTGCTTACCCATGAAGGCTGCCAGGGAAGCAATGATGATTTGTTGAAGGAGAGACATGTTGGTGTCAGAATGAAGTCGAAGACAACACGCAGCCTTATATACAGCCACTGTTGTGCAAAGACtacagggagaggaaaggacagcACCGAAAAATTAGTGATAATGAGAAACAACTCGATAACTCTCCCATGTGTTTCCCTGGAGAATTGGTTACGTGGTGCGTTCACACTGTCTGGGATTCTATATGTGCTAACGACctcaagatttttattttttttttttattctatttttctttcttttcattttatcgtGAAGTACTAAGTGTACGTAGGCACAGGTTGCTGTCTGACTCTGACGCTCAGGAAAATTGGCGTGGGAGACTCATATTTACAGACACTTGTCGAAGCACCAACAATCAAGAAGAGTCAATGTCTGGAGCACGCCTTCCATATATGGAGTGTTCCACTCACACTGTTCTTCTACGTAGGCTAATAATGAGCTTAATTTCAACGCCTACTAATACATTTTTGAAATAAAAatttagaaaataaatatgtaagtgaagaattttttttgtttaagttttgaccattatgaatatattttagACTTTGTTATAGTAAATAAGAACTTGAATTTAATGATTCTGTTAAAGGAAGGAATTATTACAATGCAATGTGCATTGTACAATCAGCGTTGTCGCAGCGTCTGCCACTGTTCTGTGTGCAACATGCATGTGTAGCATGTGGCAGCGACGTGGCAGGACCGCTGGAAGCACTACGGCTCCGGGAAGGCGTCAACCCTAAGTGGGCACACCACAGTCACCTGTACCATCCCCACGACCGCCGCAGAGTAAAGATAAATCTTCTCAAAGTGTCAGCTTGTGAACCTTATGAAACCTTTGGGTACCTTTAAAAACCCTTGATATACTCTTTTAAACCCTGAGCATTcttacaaggaaaaataaatcatagTCAATCTTTTCAATTTTAGAAACAGACTATTAATTAAAACTGGAAAAGCATACTTAAAGACCCTTAAAACACCGATACAAATCCACAAAAACCCTTTTTAAGTCTTAAACATCATTTTAAACCCTCGATATCCACTTGAAAATCCAAAACATTCtaataaataatacaaatagCATATATAATCTCTGTTATCATTCACACAACAGAGGTGGATGGTTGATCTGGAAGACACCAGATTCCAGTCACGCCGCCCTGTATGCCAAACGGGATGACTCTCTTCAGGAGGGAGGTGGCGTTGGCCACTCTCCTACAGGTACTGACGTGCACCATTGCAGGATGCCGGGGTGTGTTGTGCTTCAGGCTCGGGGAAGGTGAAGTTACGGTACTTGAGAGAGACCCCGCAGAGAATTCGGGTCGGTTTCCAGCTCCATTCCCAGTATTGCTGGGGAAGGAGACGAGCACCGCTTCTTTCATCTACCCCAGGAAACACATGAGGGCGGAAAGCGCCATTGAGAAAGGTTAGAGCGCACGGGATAGAGGCTATAATATTAGGCTGGAGTAAAGCGTGATTAGTCGATAGGCGACAGAGGGTGGTAATTAACGGGTCTAATTCCGAGTGAGGTCAAGTAATTAGTGGGGTTCCTCAGTGTCTAGTTTTAAGGCCATTGATATTTAATATACATTTATGACTTGCATAGTGGAATTAGTAGTGATTTTAGGAAATTTGCAGACGGCacgaagataggtagattaattaagtCAGATTCAGATGCCATTGTCATTGTTATCttgtattctcaatcattcatacattccTCTGGCAAAATCTGTAACTtactgcttgcttctgtatttccatgttcccacaacttgacttcttttaagaggaaggtttcaagacatatgTCCCTGACTTATGGATAACTCTTTATtactgtaagggaactggcaatacAGTTagccttctttttccatttttgttgcccatgTCAAgtctcccctcttgcataaaaaaagatttggataagatgaaaaaatgagcagataaatggcaaatgcagttcaacattaacaagtgcaggatACTTTGCATAGGTAGAGGAAATCCACACAATACTTACACGATAAATAACGAGGCAATAGGAAAGtcaaagtatgagaaagattaagGAGTCATagttatttccgatcttggtcAAAGGAATCAATGTAGAGAGGTTAGAAATAAAGCTAATAGTGtactaggattaatttttaggagtgttaaaagcaaaagtcccgaagtaatactaaaactacatttggcgctggtcaggacACATCTGGATTACGCGTTGAAATTCTGGTCCCTACATTATGGGACGAATATAGGTCTATTTGAGTCAATGCTAAGGAGGATGGCTAAAAACATACAGAAatgatattccctatgaagaatgATTGAGGAAACTCAATTTCCATTCCTTATAGATACGTAGGTTAAGAAGAGACCAACTAGCATGAGTTTCCTCAATCATTcttcataaggaatatcatttctgtatctttttagcCATCCTCCTTAGCATTGACTCAAATATACCTATATTTGCATTCCTTATATATACGTAGGTTAAGAAGAGACCAACTAGAAGTATTTAAGTCGTATAAGGGTTATAACAAATGGGACATGAGCGAAGATTTTGGGATCAGTAGCAGGg
The window above is part of the Portunus trituberculatus isolate SZX2019 chromosome 31, ASM1759143v1, whole genome shotgun sequence genome. Proteins encoded here:
- the LOC123511427 gene encoding uncharacterized protein LOC123511427, translating into MSLLQQIIIASLAAFMAAACPPNFFESEGLCFNVIDKPGEDMTWEECRGLCEKEAEGEWKADLAVFDNAEELEEFSITWLEISNEYSDHPYMWIGVHKMDGHWVTLDGTHITEQNLMWHVGYPHESGAHAFLEDVTETTGINSYGRLYMSSTIVGEHEHNSRCLCEANLPKPRKQ